From a region of the Acanthochromis polyacanthus isolate Apoly-LR-REF ecotype Palm Island chromosome 3, KAUST_Apoly_ChrSc, whole genome shotgun sequence genome:
- the slkb gene encoding LOW QUALITY PROTEIN: STE20-like kinase b (The sequence of the model RefSeq protein was modified relative to this genomic sequence to represent the inferred CDS: deleted 1 base in 1 codon), whose product MSFFNFRKIFKLGAEKKKKQYEHVRRDENPEEIWDIIGELGDGAFGKVFKAQNKQTGILAAAKVIDTKTEEELEDYMVEIDILASCDHQNIVKLLDAFYYESKLWILIEFCAGGAVDAVMLELERPLTEPQIRVVCRQTLQALVYLHENKIIHRDLKAGNILLTLDGDVKLADFGVSAKNTKTLQRRDSFIGTPYWMAPEVVMCETSKDRPYDYKADIWSLGVTLIELAQVEPPNHEMNPMRVLLKIAKADPPTLMQPSRWSSEFSDFLKRCLDKNVDNRWSAPQLLQHSFVSTVADSRPLRELIAEAKAEVTEEIEEHKEEEEEEDTDAHLGHKRAPSDVSVASSEDEKIPLSPSILESVPEKVEPIPPIPAPTELPVENHLVETSFVEEPAADVLPEEASDAQEKDEEAEKKPVEEENVGEATVDVTSPEPETEPEAPVKEIQQLEIAVEDEKEVDTAEDSEQSEVTVTPQEEKSPVVEEPNTPTEEKEEEKDRYKHLKVTLTLPQQDEEVLKEENGEKATEKDKINAEEEKTVPDKAKDVKERDSDSGSGSAADNSSVDLNLSISSFLSKTKEPGSVSIQDTKRQKKTLKKTRKFIVDGVEVSVTTSKIITDNDTKNEEMRFLRRQELRELRLLQKEEQRAQQQLSNKLQQQKEQIYRRFEQETTSKKRQYDQEVENLERQQKQTIERLEQEHTNRLRDEAKRIKAEQDKELSKYQNMLKNRKKEEQEFLQKQQQDLDSALKKIIQQHKHELATIERDCLNHKQQLLRAREAAMWELEERHLQEKHQLFKQQLKDQYFMQRHQLLKRHEKEMEQMQRYNQRLIEEMKNKQTQERARLPKIQRSEAKTRMAMFKKSLRITVAAITPEQEREKIKQFAAQEEKRQKNERLHQHQKHENQMRDLQLQCDANIRELQQLQNEKCHLLIEHETQKLKELDEEHSSGAGRSGREKLRPRKKALEEEFARKLQEQEVFFKMSGESECLNPSTQSRISKFYPIPSVHSTASRSNRRTNTR is encoded by the exons ATGTCGTTTTTTAATTTTcgtaaaatatttaaattgggagcagagaaaaagaagaaacaatatGAGCATGTCCGCAGAGATGAAAATCCAGAGGAGATCTGGGACATAATCGGTGAGCTGGGAGATGGAGCCTTTGGAAAAGTGTTCAAG GCTCAGAACAAGCAGACGGGCATCTTAGCTGCTGCCAAAGTTATTGACACAAAGAccgaggaggagctggaggattACATGGTGGAGATTGACATCCTGGCCTCCTGCGACCACCAAAACATTGTCAAACTGCTCGACGCTTTCTATTATGAGAGCAAACTCTGG ATACTCATCGAGTTCTGTGCAGGAGGAGCTGTGGATGCTGTCATGCTTG AGCTGGAGAGACCCCTGACGGAGCCTCAGATCAGGGTGGTGTGTAGGCAGACTCTACAGGCGCTCGTCTACCTCCACGAAAACAAAATCATCCACAGAGACCTGAAGGCCGGCAACATCCTCCTCACGCTGGATGGTGACGTCAAGCTGG CTGACTTCGGTGTCTCtgccaaaaacaccaaaacgcTGCAGAGGAGAGACTCTTTCATTGGAACGCCTTACTG GATGGCTCCTGAGGTGGTGATGTGCGAGACGTCCAAGGATCGTCCCTACGACTACAAGGCGGACATCTGGTCCCTCGGCGTCACATTGATCGAGCTGGCGCAGGTCGAGCCGCCCAATCACGAGATGAACCCCATGAGAGTTTTGCTGAAAATAGCCAAGGCCGATCCTCCAACACTGATGCAGCCGTCACGCTG GTCTTCAGAGTTTAGTGATTTCCTAAAGCGGTGCCTGGACAAGAATGTGGACAACAGATGGAGTGCGCCACAACTTCTGCAG CATTCATTTGTGTCCACTGTGGCTGATAGTAGGCCACTGAGGGAGCTGATAGCCGAGGCGAAGGCAGAGGTCACCGAGGAGATTGAAGagcacaaagaagaagaagaggaagaagacacAGACGCACATCTG GGCCACAAACGCGCACCGTCAGATGTCAGTGTTGCCAGCTCGGAAGACGAGAAGATCCCCCTCTCCCCCTCCATCTTGGAGTCAGTCCCTGAGAAGGTTGAGCCAATTCCACCCATCCCTGCACCCACTGAGCTCCCTGTGGAAAACCACCTGGTGGAGACCAGCTTTGTAGAGGAGCCTGCTGCGGATGTACTTCCAGAGGAGGCTTCAGACGCTCAAGAGAAGGATGAAGAGGCAGAAAAGAAACCAGTTGAGGAGGAAAACGTTGGAGAAGCAACAGTAGATGTCACCTCACCAGAGCCAGAGACTGAACCAGAGGCACCTGTGAAGGAAATACAGCAGCTGGAAATAGCCGTTGAAGATGAAAAGGAAGTAGATACAGCTGAGGATTCAGAGCAGTCAGAGGTTACTGTGACTCCTCAGGAGGAAAAATCGCCTGTTGTGGAGGAACCAAACACTCcaacagaggagaaggaggaggagaaagaccGGTACAAACATCTAAAAGTGACTTTAACCCTACCGCAGCAGGATGAGGAGGTTCTAAAGGAGGAGAATGGAGAGAAGGCCACAGAAAAGGATAAAATAAATGCTGAGGAGGAGAAGACAGTTCCAGACAAAGCTAAAGATGTCAAAGAGAGAGATTCAGACTCAGGAAGTGGCTCAGCTGCCGACAACAGCAGTGTAGACCTGAATCTCTCCATTTCAAGCTTTCTGTCCAAAACAAAGGAGCCTGGATCTGTTTCCATACAG gACACAAAGCGTCAGAAGAAGACACTGAAAAAGACTCGTAAATTCATTGTGGATGGAGTGGAAGTTAGCGTTACTACATCAAAGATCATTACTGACAATGACACCAAGAACGAGGAGATGAGATTCCTGAG GCGGCAGGAGCTGAGGGAGCTTCGCCTCCTGCAGAAGGAGGAGCAGagagcacagcagcagctcagcaacaaactgcagcagcagaaagagcaGATCTACCGACGCTTCGAGCAGGAGACAACG AGTAAGAAGCGTCAGTACGACCAGGAGGTGGAGAACTTGGAGCGGCAGCAGAAGCAAACCATCGAGAGGCTGGAGCAGGAACACACCAACCGACTCCGAGACGAGGCCAAACGCATCAAAGCCGAGCAGGACAAGGAGCTGTCAAAGTACCAGAACATGCTGAAGAACCGCAAGAAGGAG GAACAAGAGTTTcttcagaagcagcagcaggatctgGACAGTGCTCTGAAGAAGATCatccagcagcacaaacacGAGCTCGCCACCATCGAGAGAGATTGTCTCAACCACAAGCAGCAGCTTCTAAGAG ctCGGGAGGCTGCCATGTGGGAGCTGGAAGAGCGCCACCTGCAGGAAAAACACCAGCtgttcaaacagcagctcaaaGACCAGTATTTCATGCAGAGACATCAGCTGCTCAAGAGACACGAGAAG GAGATGGAGCAGATGCAGCGCTACAACCAGCGTCTCATCGAGGAGATG AAGAACAAGCAGACGCAGGAAAGAGCTCGGCTGCCCAAGATCCAGCGCAGCGAAGCCAAAACCCGCATGGCCATGTTCAAGAAGAGCCTCCGCATCACCGTGGCTGCCATCACCCCCgaacaggagagagagaagatcaAACAG tttgCTGCTCAGGAGGAGAAGCGGCAAAAAAACGAGAGGCTCCATCAGCACCAGAAACATGAAAACCAGATGAGAGACCTGCAGCTGCAGTGTGACGCCAACATCcgagagctgcagcagctgcag AACGAGAAGTGCCACCTGCTGATCGAACACGAGACCCAGAAGCTGAAGGAGCTGGATGAGGAGCACAGTTCTGGAGCTGGAAGGAGTGGGAGGGAGAAGCTGCGACCCAGGAAGAAG GCGCTGGAGGAGGAGTTCGCCAGGAAGCTGCAGGAGCAGGAAGTGTTCTTCAAGATGAGCGGCGAGTCGGAGTGCCTTAACCCGTCCACCCAGAGCCGCATCTCCAAGTTCTACCCGATCCCCAGCGTCCACTCCACCGCTTCTAGGAGCAACCGACGAACAAACACTCGGTAA